From one Coxiella-like endosymbiont genomic stretch:
- a CDS encoding mevalonate kinase family protein, with amino-acid sequence MLLGEYSVLQGKTALVAAIDKFISITLKPRSDDRIFIDSTLGTLTLDRHQITLQAPFEFVLATLALKNPPSGCNIKIDSDLPASFGLGSSAAVTVALLIALNRWLEKLLTKSKLWQEALQVIHQVQKKGLALIVQPVFSGANCF; translated from the coding sequence ATGCTGCTCGGCGAATATTCTGTGTTACAGGGTAAAACAGCGCTAGTGGCTGCTATCGATAAATTTATTTCTATAACCCTTAAGCCCCGTAGTGACGACCGGATTTTTATCGATTCCACATTGGGTACACTAACCCTTGACCGTCATCAAATTACGTTACAAGCGCCTTTTGAATTTGTATTGGCCACCTTAGCTCTCAAAAACCCACCTTCCGGCTGTAATATTAAAATTGACTCTGATTTGCCCGCTTCCTTTGGATTAGGAAGTTCGGCGGCAGTAACTGTAGCATTATTAATAGCGTTGAATCGTTGGCTCGAAAAATTATTAACTAAGTCAAAGCTGTGGCAAGAAGCTTTGCAAGTGATTCATCAAGTGCAAAAAAAGGGTCTGGCGCTGATTGTGCAGCCAGTATTTTCGGGGGCTAATTGCTTTTAG
- the idi gene encoding isopentenyl-diphosphate Delta-isomerase: protein MKRTVATSALYTAWPQKVNEDLISLKKAIAQKDFSLLGRAAESNALTMHATMLAAWPPLMYSSLETIQLLKKIWMLREKGLEIYFTQDAGPNIKSLFLAQDKEKLIHHFHDFEIISPFKDAIVQKVILVDEKDQPLGNEEKIKAHREGKLHRAFSVFVFSWRNNEWQLLLQQRHPEKYHSGGLWTNTCCSHPRPGENIIEAGERRLFEEMGLKMLLKKSGEFRYTAEVGNNLIENEYDHVLVGFLTNEKIYFNKNEISAIRWINIPALKEEFKKILKILHLGLNLH from the coding sequence ATGAAACGCACTGTAGCTACCTCCGCGCTTTATACCGCATGGCCTCAAAAAGTGAATGAGGATCTTATCTCCCTAAAAAAAGCGATCGCTCAAAAAGACTTCTCCCTCTTAGGACGAGCCGCCGAATCTAATGCATTAACAATGCATGCAACGATGCTCGCTGCATGGCCGCCCCTAATGTATTCTTCTCTTGAAACGATTCAACTTTTAAAAAAAATATGGATGCTTCGAGAAAAGGGATTAGAAATTTATTTTACACAAGATGCGGGACCGAATATTAAGTCATTATTTTTAGCACAAGATAAGGAAAAATTAATTCACCACTTTCATGATTTTGAAATAATTTCACCTTTTAAAGACGCTATTGTTCAAAAAGTGATACTCGTTGACGAAAAAGATCAACCGCTAGGAAACGAGGAAAAAATAAAAGCCCATCGTGAAGGAAAATTGCATCGCGCTTTTTCAGTTTTTGTTTTTTCGTGGCGAAACAACGAATGGCAATTACTACTTCAACAACGTCATCCTGAAAAATATCATAGTGGTGGCTTATGGACAAATACTTGTTGCAGCCATCCACGACCGGGAGAAAATATTATTGAGGCCGGCGAGAGACGACTTTTCGAAGAAATGGGATTAAAAATGCTGTTAAAAAAATCAGGAGAATTTCGTTACACAGCTGAGGTGGGTAATAATTTAATTGAAAATGAATATGATCATGTGCTAGTAGGATTCTTAACTAATGAAAAAATTTATTTTAACAAAAATGAAATCAGCGCTATTCGTTGGATTAATATTCCTGCTTTAAAAGAAGAATTTAAAAAAATCCTCAAAATTTTACACCTTGGCTTGAACCTGCATTAA
- the tsf gene encoding translation elongation factor Ts: MTTITVAMVKELREITGAGMMACKKALQTANGNMEAAIKELRKVGEATAAKLASKKTTEGIVVIAVNNDGKKGCMAEINCQTDFVARDEGFLVFAQNVVDRGLAEGTTHVAATLALPHQSGLSTTLEQSRRELITKIGENIQVRRVVLLSSDGVVGHYSHGSRIGVLVALEAKKLTLAKDIAMHIAAFNPRAVRPDDVPIELVEKEKEILIVQAKESGKPQNIIDKMVDGRLNKFLKEISLEGQAFLKDPEILVGDLLKLEKATVSAFVRFEVGEGIEKDSQSFADEVMAQVEGNR; the protein is encoded by the coding sequence ATGACGACAATTACGGTAGCCATGGTTAAAGAATTGCGGGAGATCACCGGTGCAGGGATGATGGCATGTAAAAAAGCCCTGCAAACCGCCAATGGTAATATGGAAGCCGCCATTAAAGAATTGCGGAAAGTAGGTGAAGCAACAGCAGCTAAACTCGCTAGCAAAAAGACAACGGAAGGCATAGTTGTTATTGCAGTAAACAATGACGGCAAGAAAGGTTGCATGGCGGAAATAAATTGTCAAACAGATTTTGTGGCGCGGGATGAGGGATTTTTAGTATTTGCTCAGAACGTTGTCGATCGCGGGTTAGCAGAAGGAACTACCCATGTTGCCGCTACTCTCGCTCTTCCTCATCAGTCTGGCTTATCGACTACGTTGGAGCAATCCAGACGAGAGCTTATCACTAAAATCGGCGAAAATATTCAAGTTCGCCGTGTGGTATTATTATCTTCTGATGGTGTTGTTGGTCATTACTCCCATGGAAGCCGAATTGGAGTTTTAGTGGCACTTGAGGCCAAGAAATTAACCTTGGCTAAAGATATTGCCATGCATATCGCTGCTTTTAATCCGCGAGCCGTCCGACCGGACGATGTTCCCATCGAGCTGGTGGAAAAGGAAAAAGAAATCTTGATAGTACAAGCGAAAGAAAGCGGCAAGCCTCAAAACATTATTGATAAAATGGTTGACGGCCGCTTGAATAAATTCTTAAAAGAAATAAGTTTAGAAGGTCAAGCTTTTTTAAAAGATCCAGAAATTCTAGTAGGCGATTTATTAAAATTGGAAAAAGCAACAGTGTCGGCATTTGTGCGTTTTGAAGTGGGCGAAGGTATCGAGAAAGATTCACAGAGTTTCGCTGATGAGGTAATGGCACAAGTAGAAGGAAATCGTTAA
- the rpsB gene encoding 30S ribosomal protein S2, which translates to MTDITMRQMLEAGVHFGHQTRYWNPKMAPYIYGTRQKIHIINLEETLPLFREALTFIRDVASKRGKVLFVGTKFAACKIVKGEAIRCGMPYVDYRWLGGMLTNYKTIRQSIKRLKELEERLENEDNLVGMTKKEILNLMREKEKLAANLSGIKNMGSLPDVLFVIDVGHEKIAIQEAKRLGIPVVGVVDTNESPDGIDYVIPGNDDAIRAIRLYCKEIADIIIDALSALELKKEEEPKEKEKSKVKTTVKKVVTKKAKVAEKVPSAGEKTEKLPAAKKAETRPFAKGKLQPFKANAKSLKSEEAKVENEENKAEAESK; encoded by the coding sequence ATGACCGATATAACCATGCGTCAAATGCTGGAAGCTGGGGTTCACTTTGGCCACCAGACCCGTTATTGGAATCCCAAGATGGCTCCCTATATTTATGGGACTCGCCAAAAAATCCATATCATTAATCTTGAAGAAACATTGCCTCTTTTTCGAGAAGCATTGACATTTATTAGGGATGTGGCTTCAAAACGCGGCAAGGTTTTATTTGTAGGAACTAAATTTGCGGCTTGCAAAATCGTGAAGGGAGAAGCTATTCGTTGTGGGATGCCTTATGTGGATTACCGTTGGCTAGGAGGCATGTTGACCAACTACAAAACTATTCGACAGTCGATTAAGCGTTTAAAAGAACTTGAAGAGCGTTTGGAAAACGAAGATAACCTTGTAGGGATGACTAAGAAAGAAATCTTGAATTTGATGCGCGAAAAAGAAAAATTAGCGGCTAATTTATCCGGCATTAAAAATATGGGTAGTTTGCCAGATGTTTTATTCGTAATCGATGTAGGCCATGAAAAGATTGCGATTCAAGAGGCTAAGCGTTTAGGCATTCCGGTCGTAGGTGTGGTTGATACGAATGAGAGCCCCGACGGCATTGATTATGTTATTCCTGGTAACGATGACGCTATTCGTGCTATTCGCCTTTACTGTAAGGAAATAGCTGATATTATTATCGATGCTCTTAGTGCTTTGGAGTTAAAAAAAGAAGAAGAGCCTAAAGAAAAAGAGAAAAGTAAAGTAAAAACCACAGTGAAAAAAGTAGTAACTAAAAAGGCAAAAGTAGCTGAAAAGGTTCCTTCAGCAGGAGAGAAAACTGAAAAGCTCCCTGCTGCGAAAAAAGCAGAAACACGCCCCTTCGCGAAAGGAAAATTACAGCCCTTCAAGGCTAACGCGAAATCATTAAAAAGTGAAGAGGCAAAAGTAGAAAACGAAGAAAATAAAGCTGAAGCAGAAAGTAAATAA
- a CDS encoding mevalonate kinase family protein — protein MKKAPPLVAVYSGSKLTTAQAIDIVNSRRQKQLTNYQIIDEQMNELSKKGITAINIKDWISLGNLFNSGQELMKAIGVSNGHLENLVQGLREQPHILGAKISGSGLGDCVIGVGKLPPNFFPRNEEEKRLGVKQPFLIITSEGASFGET, from the coding sequence TTGAAAAAGGCCCCTCCTTTAGTGGCAGTTTATTCGGGGAGCAAACTTACCACAGCTCAAGCAATCGATATCGTTAATAGCCGTCGTCAAAAACAACTCACGAATTACCAAATAATAGATGAACAAATGAATGAGCTCTCAAAAAAAGGAATCACAGCCATCAATATTAAAGATTGGATTTCCCTAGGCAATCTTTTTAATTCGGGTCAAGAGCTTATGAAAGCTATTGGAGTCAGTAATGGACACTTAGAGAATTTGGTTCAGGGCTTGCGAGAACAACCCCATATTTTAGGCGCTAAAATATCAGGCTCAGGTCTGGGCGACTGTGTGATTGGCGTGGGGAAACTCCCACCCAATTTTTTCCCACGCAATGAAGAAGAAAAAAGACTTGGAGTTAAGCAACCTTTCCTTATCATTACTTCTGAAGGAGCAAGTTTTGGTGAAACGTAA
- a CDS encoding GtrA family protein, which translates to MTETKSPRSIQLLEFFKFYFLFLRYIVVGLTSFLMDVGVFALCYLLITHQKLSSLVIGRLIAGSFNFYFNKYLVYRSLEKGLLKREAFRYLLLAIGIFLISYRTIQLLTTYFHIHIIDAKIIIDILLFCINFVVQKYLFRPGMQAEVS; encoded by the coding sequence TTGACGGAAACGAAATCACCCCGATCGATTCAACTACTAGAATTCTTTAAATTTTATTTTCTCTTTCTTCGTTATATCGTGGTGGGACTGACTTCCTTCCTCATGGATGTGGGTGTTTTTGCACTGTGTTACTTATTGATTACTCATCAAAAACTCAGTTCTCTCGTGATTGGCCGTTTAATTGCGGGTTCTTTTAATTTTTATTTCAATAAATACTTGGTTTACCGTTCCTTGGAAAAAGGCTTATTGAAACGAGAAGCCTTTCGATACTTGTTATTGGCTATTGGCATTTTCTTAATTTCCTATCGAACCATTCAGCTATTAACCACATATTTTCATATCCATATTATCGACGCTAAAATTATCATTGATATCCTATTGTTTTGCATCAATTTTGTTGTTCAAAAATACCTCTTTCGGCCTGGAATGCAAGCAGAAGTTAGCTGA
- a CDS encoding GHMP family kinase ATP-binding protein, giving the protein MKRNDILRKLLTPQNKIPVKSFGQAFAPSNIALCKYWGKRNLELNLPFTSSLSISLNNKGVHAKISSSPNLHHELIINNDLLNLESVYAKPLLAFLEEFTFLDVKAFRLQLNFNIPIAAGLASSACGYAAIIKAMNDFFGWQLDGKTLSILARLGSGSACRSIFEGFVQWQCGTDPAGMDSYAEPLNENWPELCIGLHIVSSQKKLPARAKE; this is encoded by the coding sequence GTGAAACGTAATGATATTTTACGAAAATTACTTACTCCACAAAATAAAATACCCGTTAAATCTTTTGGACAAGCTTTTGCGCCCTCGAATATTGCTTTATGCAAATATTGGGGTAAGCGTAATTTAGAGCTCAACTTACCCTTCACCTCAAGCTTATCAATATCACTCAATAATAAAGGGGTCCACGCTAAAATTTCTTCCTCACCAAATCTGCATCATGAATTAATTATTAATAACGATTTATTAAATTTAGAAAGTGTCTATGCCAAACCTTTACTCGCTTTTTTAGAGGAGTTTACTTTTCTCGATGTAAAAGCTTTTCGCTTGCAACTCAATTTTAATATTCCTATTGCCGCTGGCCTTGCTTCATCCGCCTGTGGTTATGCGGCTATCATAAAGGCAATGAATGATTTCTTTGGTTGGCAATTAGACGGAAAGACTTTATCAATTCTCGCTCGGTTAGGAAGCGGAAGTGCGTGTCGCTCAATTTTTGAAGGATTTGTGCAATGGCAATGCGGAACTGATCCTGCTGGAATGGATAGTTATGCAGAGCCGCTTAATGAAAATTGGCCCGAACTGTGCATTGGACTTCACATTGTAAGTTCTCAAAAAAAGCTACCAGCTCGCGCGAAGGAATGA
- the uppS gene encoding polyprenyl diphosphate synthase has translation MSSNSLPRHVSIVMDGNGRWAKRRGLSRIAGHRAGAKTIPQVIEYASNKGIEVLTLFAFSLENRARPQPEVNFLMSLFLDSLERNTDELNKNNICLRIIGDHQEFDRKLLAQIYASQELTKNNRGLKLIIALNYSGHWDIVQATQRLGKKIQNGKINPESITAKLFQEYVCLSDLPEPDLLIRTSGEQRLSNFMLWQAAYTEIYFTPTYWPDFNSNTFEQALAFYQTRQRRFGLTPEQVEEQYV, from the coding sequence ATGAGTTCAAATTCTTTGCCTCGGCATGTTTCAATTGTAATGGATGGTAATGGTCGGTGGGCCAAGCGCCGCGGGTTGTCAAGGATAGCAGGCCATCGAGCAGGCGCTAAAACTATCCCGCAGGTGATTGAGTATGCCAGCAATAAGGGGATTGAAGTTTTAACACTTTTTGCTTTTAGTTTAGAAAATCGAGCTCGTCCTCAGCCGGAAGTTAATTTTTTAATGTCTTTATTTTTAGATTCTTTGGAGCGCAATACAGACGAGCTCAACAAAAACAACATTTGTCTCCGAATTATTGGGGATCATCAAGAATTTGATAGAAAATTATTGGCACAAATCTATGCCTCTCAGGAACTCACCAAAAATAATAGAGGTTTAAAATTAATTATTGCCTTAAACTACAGCGGTCATTGGGATATTGTACAGGCAACTCAACGGTTAGGTAAGAAGATTCAGAATGGAAAAATAAATCCTGAATCAATCACAGCTAAATTATTTCAAGAATATGTATGTTTAAGCGATTTGCCAGAACCTGATTTATTAATCCGCACCAGTGGTGAACAGCGTTTAAGTAATTTTATGTTATGGCAAGCCGCTTATACGGAAATTTATTTCACGCCTACGTATTGGCCTGATTTTAATTCTAATACTTTTGAGCAAGCCTTGGCGTTTTATCAAACGCGTCAACGTCGTTTTGGGCTAACGCCAGAACAGGTTGAAGAGCAGTATGTTTAA
- the frr gene encoding ribosome recycling factor, whose translation MINDIINDAKARMEKSVTVLKTELAKLRAGRAHPSLLEHVKVSYYNVDTPLNQVATIAIENPRMLTVTTWEKSIVGPIEKAIQTADLGLNPSTAGMVIRVPLPPLTEERRRELSRVVRDEAEKVRVAIRNIRREANNDLKELLKEKEISEDEERQAQTNIQKLTDEQISEVEKIASQKEADLMAV comes from the coding sequence ATGATTAATGACATTATCAACGACGCAAAAGCGCGAATGGAAAAAAGTGTAACAGTTTTAAAAACTGAGTTGGCGAAATTAAGGGCTGGACGTGCACATCCGAGTTTGTTGGAACATGTTAAAGTAAGTTATTACAATGTCGACACACCTCTTAATCAAGTAGCAACAATTGCTATTGAAAATCCTCGAATGCTTACAGTTACTACTTGGGAAAAAAGCATAGTAGGCCCAATTGAAAAAGCTATCCAAACCGCCGATTTGGGCTTAAATCCCTCCACTGCGGGAATGGTAATCCGTGTTCCTTTGCCTCCTTTAACAGAGGAACGTCGCCGGGAGCTTTCTCGTGTGGTGCGTGATGAGGCCGAAAAAGTGCGAGTGGCAATACGAAATATTCGTCGGGAAGCTAACAATGACTTAAAGGAATTGTTAAAAGAAAAAGAAATCAGCGAAGATGAGGAACGACAAGCGCAAACCAACATTCAAAAACTCACCGATGAACAAATTTCAGAAGTAGAGAAAATTGCCTCTCAGAAGGAAGCAGATTTAATGGCTGTGTGA
- the mvk gene encoding mevalonate kinase gives MKKDFLKTRTPAKLILSGEHAVVYGHPALAVAINRHTEATVRWTLPLHFSFHFMGIDFRREVTLQTLRKLKIKLKNQYQKYCLGHLNIREVLQKPFELSLFTFINVLDRLKSKLPTGIDIVTDSNIPVGCGMGSSAASVVSLIYALTHFLDINLNLEDYLKLGVESESLQHGYSSGLDVHTVYHGGCLRYEKGQFEKRPIPDFPMQLVQTGQPQSSSGECISQASSYFKKSPIGDDFSSVTNELDQALQNHNFNNVKKCIRQNHRLLRNIGVVPDKIDRFIVDVEKLGGAAKICGAGSVQGDNGGAILIVSDNPINNLAKQYGYSIMPIQTDNQGTRIV, from the coding sequence ATGAAAAAAGATTTCTTAAAAACACGGACGCCTGCCAAACTGATTTTATCAGGTGAGCACGCTGTAGTTTATGGCCACCCGGCACTAGCCGTAGCTATCAATCGACATACAGAAGCTACTGTTCGATGGACATTACCCTTACATTTTTCGTTCCATTTTATGGGTATTGACTTTAGGCGAGAAGTTACGCTCCAAACGCTCCGCAAATTAAAAATAAAACTTAAAAATCAATACCAAAAATATTGCTTGGGCCACTTAAATATTCGAGAAGTTTTACAAAAACCTTTTGAACTTTCCCTTTTCACGTTTATCAATGTGCTAGATCGTTTAAAAAGCAAATTGCCGACAGGTATTGATATTGTCACCGACTCCAATATTCCCGTTGGTTGTGGAATGGGGTCTTCAGCCGCCAGCGTAGTAAGCTTAATTTACGCACTCACCCACTTTTTGGATATAAATCTCAATTTGGAAGATTATCTCAAATTAGGGGTAGAATCGGAAAGTTTGCAGCATGGTTACTCCAGCGGCTTGGATGTGCATACGGTTTATCATGGGGGATGTTTGCGTTATGAAAAAGGGCAGTTTGAAAAACGCCCTATTCCAGACTTTCCAATGCAATTAGTACAAACAGGACAACCGCAGAGTAGTAGTGGGGAATGCATCTCACAAGCATCATCTTATTTCAAAAAGAGTCCTATTGGGGATGATTTTTCATCGGTCACCAACGAACTTGATCAAGCACTACAAAATCATAACTTTAATAACGTAAAAAAGTGCATTCGACAAAACCACCGATTGCTAAGAAATATTGGTGTAGTTCCCGATAAAATAGATCGTTTTATTGTGGATGTAGAAAAATTGGGTGGTGCTGCGAAAATCTGCGGCGCGGGGAGTGTGCAAGGAGATAATGGCGGTGCTATTTTGATTGTTTCTGATAACCCGATCAATAACCTCGCAAAGCAGTACGGCTATTCTATTATGCCTATCCAGACTGATAATCAAGGAACTCGCATTGTATAG
- a CDS encoding phosphatidate cytidylyltransferase, whose translation MFKHRVLTLLVLVSLLLLSIRYLPMPWFSFLIGAVMLWAAWEWSPLAGIKNYYFRALYVIAILLALIGTYYLPIFWVLIISFIIWLWAAAAVLCYAKGFLPIGFQYNIIKIVVSFFVLTSCWVVGVALRENMGGPGWLVFGLVLIWAMDIGAYLAGRWWGKRTLIARVSPNKTWEGLVGGIVLTLAIAVIISLAFRQPLFRLILISLLALITAIFAIIGDLFESMLKRQAGVKDTGQLLPGHGGILDRIDSILAALPIFLLGSLWIWLI comes from the coding sequence ATGTTTAAGCATCGTGTACTCACGTTGTTGGTCTTAGTTTCTCTTTTACTCTTATCAATTCGGTATTTGCCCATGCCTTGGTTTAGCTTTTTAATTGGTGCTGTAATGCTCTGGGCGGCCTGGGAATGGTCCCCTTTAGCAGGAATAAAAAATTATTATTTTCGTGCTCTCTATGTGATTGCGATCCTATTGGCTCTGATAGGGACTTACTATCTCCCTATCTTTTGGGTGTTAATTATTTCCTTTATTATTTGGTTATGGGCCGCAGCGGCCGTTCTTTGTTACGCAAAGGGTTTCCTTCCTATTGGCTTTCAATATAACATAATAAAAATTGTTGTAAGCTTCTTTGTGTTAACTTCCTGTTGGGTAGTCGGAGTGGCGTTGCGTGAAAATATGGGTGGGCCGGGGTGGTTGGTATTTGGTTTAGTATTGATTTGGGCTATGGATATAGGAGCTTACTTAGCAGGTCGATGGTGGGGAAAGCGAACGCTAATTGCGCGTGTCAGTCCCAATAAAACATGGGAAGGATTGGTTGGCGGTATTGTTTTAACGTTAGCGATCGCAGTTATTATCTCTCTTGCTTTCCGTCAACCTCTTTTTCGATTGATATTAATAAGTCTCTTAGCCCTAATTACGGCTATTTTTGCGATTATAGGTGATTTGTTTGAAAGTATGCTGAAACGACAAGCGGGAGTGAAAGATACAGGTCAATTACTTCCTGGTCATGGCGGCATTCTTGATCGTATTGATAGTATTCTTGCTGCACTTCCTATTTTTCTCTTAGGGTCTTTGTGGATCTGGTTAATTTAA
- a CDS encoding hydroxymethylglutaryl-CoA reductase: MQETIPIPVKTIGPIKIIGSEVNTEVEVRLATFETPMWPSTNRGASVTRKCAGLQCTIFDDRMTRSILLEGEDAHSVMLVLNELNKNEAIAQVVSSTSRFCRNVSWHTQVVGNLLFLRLEATTGDASGHNMLTKAADAVINWLLENYPSLKYVSISGNICVDKKVSAINGLLGRGKYVIADMLIPRAVCQERLKTTPEALINLHIKKNLMGSIVSGGLRTANAHFANLLYAIYLATGQDVANIVEGSQGFTHAKVRNGDLYFSVTLPNIIVGTVGNGKHHDFVKKHLRLLGCLDNSQPGQNARRLAIIVAATVWCGELSLLAAQTNPGELMRAHEKFERKANQPSRDHAPANS; this comes from the coding sequence ATGCAAGAAACGATACCAATTCCTGTTAAAACTATTGGGCCGATTAAAATTATTGGTTCTGAAGTAAATACCGAAGTTGAGGTTCGTCTCGCTACTTTCGAAACTCCTATGTGGCCTTCGACCAATCGCGGAGCCAGCGTTACCCGGAAATGTGCTGGCCTCCAATGCACGATATTTGATGACCGGATGACTCGTTCTATTTTATTGGAGGGCGAGGACGCACATTCGGTAATGCTCGTACTGAATGAACTCAACAAGAACGAAGCGATCGCACAAGTTGTTTCCAGCACCAGTCGTTTTTGCCGCAATGTAAGCTGGCACACCCAAGTAGTAGGTAACCTTTTGTTCCTGCGTCTCGAAGCTACAACGGGCGACGCTTCTGGACATAATATGCTGACCAAAGCAGCGGATGCAGTGATTAATTGGCTCCTGGAAAACTACCCCAGCCTCAAATACGTCTCCATTTCGGGTAATATCTGCGTAGACAAGAAGGTATCTGCTATCAACGGCTTATTAGGTCGGGGCAAATACGTTATTGCTGATATGTTAATTCCCCGCGCTGTGTGTCAAGAGCGCTTGAAAACTACACCAGAAGCCTTGATTAATCTTCATATTAAAAAGAATTTAATGGGTTCAATCGTTTCAGGGGGTTTGCGCACTGCAAATGCGCATTTTGCTAATTTGCTCTACGCTATTTACCTCGCGACGGGGCAAGACGTTGCTAATATCGTCGAAGGCTCTCAAGGGTTCACTCACGCTAAAGTGCGCAACGGCGACCTCTATTTTTCTGTTACGCTACCTAATATTATTGTGGGCACTGTGGGCAATGGAAAACATCACGATTTTGTTAAAAAACATTTACGCCTTTTAGGCTGTTTGGATAATTCACAACCCGGTCAAAATGCTCGGCGATTGGCTATTATTGTTGCTGCTACCGTCTGGTGTGGAGAACTATCCTTACTTGCAGCACAAACGAATCCGGGCGAACTCATGCGCGCGCACGAAAAATTTGAGCGTAAGGCTAATCAACCTAGTAGAGATCACGCGCCAGCAAATTCTTGA